GCAGTGCGCCTTTGTGGATACGCCCGAGGTGGAAGCAATATCCGATTTTATAGGCAACCAGAAAGGCTACCCATCGGCTATGTACCTGCCCGAATATGTGGGTGAAGGCGAAGCCAGCAGCACCAAAGAATATGATCCTGATGATCGCGACCCGATGTTTGAGGAGGCAGCCCGTTTGATTGTGATCCACCAACAAGGCTCAACATCGCTTATTCAGCGTAAAATGAAGCTTGGTTATAACCGTGCAGGCCGCATTATAGATCAGTTGGAAGCAGCCGGAATTGTTGGGCCCTTTGAAGGCAGCAAGGCCCGTGATGTGCTTTACCCGGACGAGTACAGCCTGGAGCGTTACCTCGAAACACTTCAAAAACCTGTTAAAGATTAAACCAACCTGTAAATTATTACTCTAAACTATAACTATCGATAGGGATAGTTGTTGTTGAATAAAAACCGAATGAAAAAGATCATTTTATATACCGTTTTAGCAATAAGTACAAGTACTGCTGCCTTTGCGCAAAAAGACAGCCAGGCAAGAGCTATATTGGGCCAGGTGAGCCAAAAATATAAATCGTACGATGTTATCAAAACCGATTTTACCTTCAGCCTTAACAACCAGCAGGCCGGCATTAAAGAAACACAAACCGGCACGTTAATATCAAAGGCAAAAAGCGGAAAATATCGCGTAAGCCTGTACAACTCGGCAGCCAAACCCGAAATTGATAAAGAGATTATGAGCGATGGCAAAACCCAGTGGACCTACCTTAAAAAAGATAAAGAGGTACAGGTTGGCGATGTAGATAAAAGCGGCGATGGCCTTGGTAACCCGGCCCAGATTTTCACCATATACGAAAAAGGTTTTAAATACCTATACACCGGCGAGCAAAAGATTGCCGGCAAGGTTTATCAAAATATTGAGCTTACTCCTGAGGATGAAAAGAAATCAATATTCAAGGTAAAACTAACTATCGATAAGGTAAAAAAACAAATTTACAGTGCCCTGCTGTTTGATAAAAACGGCAACAGGTATACTTACACTGTGCGCAGTTTTACACCTAACGTGCCTGCACCAGATGCTACTTTTGCCTGGGATGCCAAAGGCCATCCAGGTGTTGAGGTGGTGGATTTGAGGTAAGTTTTATTTAGATGTGAGATTGGAGACGTGAGATTTGAGATATTGCGAGCCGGGATTTTTCCCGGCTTTTTTTATTGCTTCTTATTACTGTCGCTACCGCGGGTTTAGCGATAGCGTAACCCGTGGGAAAAACAAGTTAAGTCTCTGACTTAACCCCAAAACTGGTCGAAGTTTAGCGACAGCGTAACTTCGTCCTAAACTGGGTTAAGCTTTCAGCTTAACTTTACAGGCATAACAGTTATTTGCATCCGGAAGCAGAATGCTTCCTACAGTTTAGGTCGAAGTTACGCTATCGCTAAACTTCAACCAGGAATTTTTTTACAATTTTATCATTTTTAACTCCGCTATCTTTCTCATAACAGCCTCCACCCTTTCCTCAACTGTAGTATCGCCCTCAATAGCTAACACAGGTGTTTTCAAATTGCTTATCCAGTCGCGGTGTGCATGCAGGCTGCGGCTGTTGGTAATCAGTTCATCATATCCCCGTGCCCAGTCAATAAATTCATGATAAAGCCGGTTTCGGTACTTATCACTATGAATGATATCGCCGTAGCGCTCATATTCCCTATCTCGTAAACGCTGCAACCTAAGCTCTTGCGGGATATACAGGAATACCGACAGATCAAATTGCCAGTTATTATTCCAGTTGATAACGGAACCTCCAAGCAGCCAGTTATCCAAACCAGACATGGCTTCGTTAATTAACCGGTTACGAACCAGCGGATCGCGCCGTACCGTAAATGGCGGGTTTGATTTCTCCCAGAAATAATAATCGCTGTCGAAATAAGGGTAGCCGAGTTTTTCGGAAAGCACCTTGCCCAAAGTAGTAACGCCTGCGCCGGAGGCGCCAAAAATGTTGATATGCATCACATAGTTATCTTGAGGCGGCAAATAAACAAAAATAAATTACTCAATACGTTGAGTAAAATTACTCAGTGTATTGAGTAATTTTAATAATAACAGTCTACATCGGTTATTCACTATCCCCCACCTTCAACCTCCGCTCCATTACCTCCCGCCAGGTAGTTAAAATAAAGCCCTTCTGTTTCAGGTAAGCTCTAAACCGCGGATCGGTCATGGCCAGCAGATCGCCTTTTCGTTTCTGGCCTTCGTTGCAGATGTTTTTAAATTGGGGCGATGGGTTGGTACAGTGCATCAGCACCATGGTTAAACCGGGCGAAAAACGTTCGAAATTTTCGATATAATGATCGGTGTACCATTTTTGCAGTTCTTTATCGCCTGCTTTTTCAATGTTGGGCATCACCCAATCATAGCTCGAATTATCCAGGTCGTCAAGTACCGGCAGGCCTCCTTTCCAGGCCATTGCGCCCATTTCTTTGGCTTTG
The sequence above is a segment of the Mucilaginibacter celer genome. Coding sequences within it:
- a CDS encoding LolA family protein, whose amino-acid sequence is MKKIILYTVLAISTSTAAFAQKDSQARAILGQVSQKYKSYDVIKTDFTFSLNNQQAGIKETQTGTLISKAKSGKYRVSLYNSAAKPEIDKEIMSDGKTQWTYLKKDKEVQVGDVDKSGDGLGNPAQIFTIYEKGFKYLYTGEQKIAGKVYQNIELTPEDEKKSIFKVKLTIDKVKKQIYSALLFDKNGNRYTYTVRSFTPNVPAPDATFAWDAKGHPGVEVVDLR
- a CDS encoding AAA family ATPase translates to MHINIFGASGAGVTTLGKVLSEKLGYPYFDSDYYFWEKSNPPFTVRRDPLVRNRLINEAMSGLDNWLLGGSVINWNNNWQFDLSVFLYIPQELRLQRLRDREYERYGDIIHSDKYRNRLYHEFIDWARGYDELITNSRSLHAHRDWISNLKTPVLAIEGDTTVEERVEAVMRKIAELKMIKL